The Pygocentrus nattereri isolate fPygNat1 chromosome 2, fPygNat1.pri, whole genome shotgun sequence genome has a window encoding:
- the LOC108440134 gene encoding mucin-2-like yields MLIFLLFSGLCALPFTQSQTINTTTVPSTNFPNTTAVPSTPIPLNTTPLTTASVTSVPLTTVPSTADPSTTVPSTTASVTTVPSTTIPSTNVSLTAVPSTAVPLTAVPSTTASVTTVPSTTIPSTTAPSTTVPLTAVPSTAVPLTTASVTTVPSTTIPLPTVPSTNVSLTAVPSTTASVTTVPSTTIPSTNVSLTAVPSTAVPSTAVPSNTASVTTVPSTTIPLTTFPSTTVPSTAVPLTTASVTTVPSTTIPSTNVSLTAVPSTAVPSTAGPSTTASVTTVPSTTIPSTNVSLTAVPSTAVPSTAVPSTTASVTTVPSTTIPSTTVPSTTIPSTTVPSTTVPSTAIPSTIASVTTAPLTTIPSTNVSLTAVPSTAVPSTTVPSTTASVTTVPSTTIPSTNVPLTAVPSTAVPSTTASVTTALSTTIPSTNVSLTAVPLTAVPSTAVPSTTASVTTVPSTTIPSTNVPSTAVPSTAVPSTTASDTTTPSTTIPSTNVSLTAVPSTAVPSTAVPSTTASVATVPSTTIPSTTVSSTTVPSTAVPSTTASVTTVPSTTIPSTNVSLTAVPSTAVPSTAVPSTAVPSTTASVTTVPSTTIPSTNVPSTAVPSTTASVTTVPSTTIPSTTVPSTTVPSTAVPSTTASVTTAPSTTIPSTNVSLTTVPSTAVPSTTVPSTTASVTTVPSTTIPSTNVPSTAVPSTAVPSTIASVTTAPSTTIPSTNVSLTAVPLTAVPSTAVPSTTASVTTVPTTTIPSTNVPSTTVPSTAVPSTTASVTTAPSTTIPSTNIPSTNVSLTAVPSTAVPSTAVPSTTASVATVPSTTIPSTTVSSTTVPSTAVPSTTASVTTVPSTTIPSTNVSLTAVPSTAVPSTAGPSTTASVTTVPSTTIPSTNVSLTAVPSTAVPSTAVPSTTASVTTVPSTTIPSTTVPSTTVPTTAVPSTIASVTTAPLTTIPSTNVSLTAVPSTAVPSTTVPSTTASVTTVPSTTIPSTNVPLTAVPSTAVPSTTASVTTALSTTIPSTNVSLTAVPLTAVPSTAVPSTTASVTTVPSTTIPSTNVPSTAVPSTAVPSTTASDTTTPSTTIPSTNIPSTNVSLTAVPSTAVPSTTVPSTTASVATVPSTTIPSTTVSSTTVPSTAVPSTTASVTTVPSTTIPSTNVSLTVVPSTAVPSTAVPSTTASVTTVPSTTIPSTNVSLTAVPSTAFPSTAVPSTAVPSTTASVTTVPSTTIPSTNVPSTAVPSTTASVTTVPSTTIPSTTVPSTTVASTAVPSTTASVTTAPSTTIPSTNVSLTAVPSTAVPSTAIPSTAVPSTTASVTTVPSTTIPSTNVPSTAVPSTAVPSTIASVTTAPSTTIPSTNVSLTAVPLTAVPSTAVPSTTASVTTVPTTTIPSTNVPSTTVPSTAVPSTTASVTTAPSTTIPSTNIPSTNVSLTAVPSTAVPSTAVPSTTASVATVPSTTIPSTTVSSTTVPSTAGPSTTASVTTVPSTTIPSTNVSLTAVPSTAVPSTAVPSTTASVTTVPSTTIPWTTVPSTTVPSTAVPSTAVRSTAVSSTAVLSTAVPSIAVPSTAVTSTTVPSTAVASTTFPSTAVASTTVPPTTVPSNMTCKISGPNSPGNVMVVRLKVTSNKDLVASSGSQLLLQQLKGKLIDRGLPSNFTLCLRSLNKTSP; encoded by the exons ATGCTTATTTTCCTACTTTTTTCAG GACTTTGTGCTCTTCCCTTCACACAAAGTC AAACAATCAACACAACTACTgttccctccacaaattttcccAACACAACTGCTGTTCCCTCAACTCCTATTCCCTTGAACACTACTCCCTTGACTACTGCTTCTGTTACATCAGTTCCCTTAACGACTGTTCCCTCAACCGCTGATCCCTCGACCACTGTTCCCTCGACTACTGCTTCTGTTACCACTGTTCCCTCAACAACTATTCCCTCAACAAATGTTTCCTTGACCGCTGTTCCCTCGACCGCTGTTCCCTTGACTGCTGTTCCCTCGACTACTGCTTCTGTTACCACTGTTCCCTCAACAACTATTCCCTCAACAACTGCTCCCTCAACAACTGTTCCCTTGACTGCTGTTCCCTCGACCGCTGTTCCCTTGACTACTGCTTCTGTTACCACTGTGCCTTCAACAACTATTCCCTTGCCAACTGTTCCCTCAACAAATGTTTCCTTGACCGCTGTTCCCTCGACTACTGCTTCTGTTACCACTGTTCCCTCAACAACTATTCCCTCAACAAATGTTTCCTTGACTGCTGTTCCCTCGACTGCTGTTCCCTCGACCGCTGTTCCCTCAAATACTGCTTCTGTTACCACTGTTCCCTCAACAACTATTCCCTTGACAACTTTTCCCTCAACAACTGTTCCCTCGACCGCTGTTCCCTTGACTACTGCTTCTGTTACCACTGTTCCCTCAACAACTATTCCCTCAACAAATGTTTCCTTGACGGCTGTTCCCTCGACTGCTGTTCCCTCGACCGCTGGTCCCTCGACTACTGCTTCTGTTACCACTGTTCCCTCAACAACTATTCCCTCAACAAATGTTTCCTTGACCGCTGTTCCCTCGACTGCTGTTCCCTCGACTGCTGTTCCCTCGACTACTGCTTCTGTTACCACTGTTCCCTCAACAACTATTCCCTCAACAACTGTTCCCTCAACAACTATTCCCTCAACAACTGTTCCCTCAACAACTGTTCCCTCAACCGCTATTCCCTCGACTATAGCTTCTGTTACAACTGCTCCTTTAACAACTATTCCCTCAACAAATGTTTCCTTGACCGCTGTTCCCTCGACTGCTGTTCCCTCGACCACTGTTCCCTCGACTACTGCTTCTGTTACCACTGTTCCCTCAACAACTATTCCCTCAACAAATGTTCCCTTGACTGCTGTTCCCTCGACTGCTGTTCCCTCGACTACTGCTTCTGTTACCACTGCTCTTTCAACAACTATTCCCTCAACAAATGTTTCCTTGACCGCTGTTCCCTTGACTGCTGTTCCCTCGACCGCTGTTCCCTCGACTACTGCTTCTGTTACCACTGTTCCCTCAACAACTATTCCCTCAACAAATGTTCCCTCGACTGCTGTTCCCTCGACTGCTGTTCCCTCGACTACTGCTTCTGATACCACTACTCCTTCAACAACTATTCCCTCAACAAATGTTTCCCTGACCGCTGTCCCCTCGACTGCTGTTCCCTCGACCGCTGTTCCCTCGACTACTGCTTCTGTTGCCACTGTTCCCTCAACAACTATTCCCTCAACAACTGTTTCCTCAACAACTGTTCCCTCGACCGCTGTTCCCTCGACTACTGCTTCTGTTACCACTGTTCCCTCAACAACTATTCCCTCAACAAATGTTTCCTTGACCGCTGTTCCCTCGACTGCTGTTCCCTCGACTGCTGTTCCCTCGACTGCTGTTCCCTCGACTACTGCTTCTGTTACCACTGTTCCCTCAACAACTATTCCCTCAACAAATGTTCCCTCGACTGCTGTTCCCTCGACTACTGCTTCTGTTACCACTGTTCCCTCAACAACTATTCCCTCAACAACTGTTCCCTCAACAACTGTTCCCTCGACCGCTGTCCCCTCGACTACAGCTTCTGTTACCACTGCTCCTTCAACAACTATTCCCTCAACAAATGTTTCCTTGACCACTGTTCCCTCGACTGCTGTTCCCTCGACCACTGTTCCCTCTACTACTGCTTCTGTTACCACTGTTCCCTCAACAACTATTCCCTCAACAAATGTTCCCTCGACTGCTGTTCCCTCGACTGCTGTTCCCTCAACTATTGCTTCTGTTACCACTGCTCCTTCAACAACTATTCCCTCAACAAATGTTTCCTTGACCGCTGTTCCCTTGACTGCTGTTCCCTCGACCGCTGTTCCCTCGACTACTGCTTCTGTTACCACTGTCCCCACAACAACTATTCCCTCAACAAATGTTCCCTCGACTACTGTTCCCTCGACTGCTGTTCCCTCGACTACTGCTTCTGTTACCACTGCTCCTTCAACAACTATTCCCTCAACAAATATTCCCTCAACAAATGTTTCCTTGACCGCTGTTCCCTCGACTGCTGTTCCCTCGACCGCTGTTCCCTCGACTACTGCTTCTGTTGCCACTGTTCCCTCAACAACTATTCCCTCAACAACTGTTTCCTCAACAACTGTTCCCTCGACTGCTGTTCCCTCGACTACTGCTTCTGTTACCACTGTTCCTTCAACAACTATTCCCTCAACAAATGTTTCCTTGACGGCTGTTCCCTCGACTGCTGTTCCCTCGACCGCTGGTCCCTCGACTACTGCTTCTGTTACCACTGTTCCCTCAACAACTATTCCCTCAACAAATGTTTCCTTGACCGCTGTTCCCTCGACTGCTGTTCCCTCGACTGCTGTTCCCTCGACTACTGCTTCTGTTACCACTGTTCCCTCAACAACTATTCCCTCAACAACTGTTCCCTCAACAACTGTTCCCACAACCGCTGTTCCCTCGACTATAGCTTCTGTTACAACTGCTCCTTTAACAACTATTCCCTCAACAAATGTTTCCTTGACCGCTGTTCCCTCGACTGCTGTTCCCTCGACCACTGTTCCCTCGACTACTGCTTCTGTTACCACTGTTCCCTCAACAACTATTCCCTCAACAAATGTTCCCTTGACTGCTGTTCCCTCGACTGCTGTTCCCTCGACTACTGCTTCTGTTACCACTGCTCTTTCAACAACTATTCCCTCAACAAATGTTTCCTTGACCGCTGTTCCCTTGACTGCTGTTCCCTCGACCGCTGTTCCCTCGACTACTGCTTCTGTTACCACTGTTCCCTCAACAACTATTCCCTCAACAAATGTTCCCTCGACTGCTGTTCCCTCGACTGCTGTTCCCTCGACTACTGCTTCTGATACCACTACTCCTTCAACAACTATTCCCTCAACAAATATTCCCTCAACAAATGTTTCCCTGACTGCTGTCCCCTCGACTGCTGTTCCCTCGACCACTGTTCCCTCGACTACTGCTTCTGTTGCCACTGTTCCCTCAACAACTATTCCCTCAACAACTGTTTCCTCAACAACTGTTCCCTCGACCGCTGTTCCCTCGACTACTGCTTCTGTTACCACTGTTCCTTCAACAACTATTCCCTCAACAAATGTTTCCTTGACCGTTGTTCCCTCGACTGCTGTTCCCTCGACCGCTGTTCCCTCGACTACTGCTTCTGTTACCACTGTTCCCTCAACAACTATTCCCTCAACAAATGTTTCCTTGACCGCTGTTCCCTCGACTGCTTTTCCCTCGACTGCTGTTCCCTCGACTGCTGTTCCCTCGACTACTGCTTCTGTTACCACTGTTCCCTCAACAACTATTCCCTCAACAAATGTTCCCTCGACTGCTGTTCCCTCGACTACTGCTTCTGTTACCACTGTTCCCTCAACAACTATTCCCTCAACAACTGTTCCCTCAACAACTGTTGCCTCGACCGCTGTCCCCTCGACTACAGCTTCTGTTACCACTGCTCCTTCAACAACTATTCCCTCAACAAATGTTTCCTTGACCGCTGTTCCCTCGACTGCTGTTCCCTCGACTGCTATTCCCTCGACCGCTGTTCCCTCTACTACTGCTTCTGTTACCACTGTTCCCTCAACAACTATTCCCTCAACAAATGTTCCCTCGACTGCTGTTCCCTCGACTGCTGTCCCCTCGACTATTGCTTCTGTTACCACTGCTCCTTCAACAACTATTCCCTCAACAAATGTTTCCTTGACCGCTGTTCCCTTGACTGCTGTTCCCTCGACCGCTGTTCCCTCGACTACTGCTTCTGTTACCACTGTCCCCACAACAACTATTCCCTCAACAAATGTTCCCTCGACTACTGTTCCCTCGACTGCTGTTCCCTCGACTACTGCTTCTGTTACCACTGCTCCTTCAACAACTATTCCCTCAACAAATATTCCCTCAACAAATGTTTCCCTGACCGCTGTTCCCTCGACTGCTGTTCCCTCGACCGCTGTTCCCTCGACTACTGCTTCTGTTGCCACTGTTCCCTCAACAACTATTCCCTCAACAACTGTTTCCTCAACAACTGTTCCCTCGACTGCTGGTCCCTCGACTACTGCTTCTGTTACCACTGTTCCTTCAACAACTATTCCATCAACAAATGTTTCCTTGACCGCTGTTCCCTCGACTGCTGTTCCCTCGACCGCTGTTCCCTCGACTACTGCTTCTGTTACCACTGTTCCCTCAACAACTATTCCCTGGACAACTGTTCCGTCAACAACTGTTCCCTCAACTGCTGTTCCCTCGACCGCTGTTCGCTCAACTGCTGTTTCCTCGACCGCTGTTCTCTCAACTGCCGTTCCCTCGATCGCTGTTCCCTCAACTGCTGTTACCTCGACCACTGTTCCTTCAACTGCTGTTGCCTCAACCACTTTTCCCTCAACTGCTGTTGCCTCGACCACTGTTCCCCCAACGACAGTTCCCTCAAATATGACATGCAAAATCTCTGGTCCAAATTCACCAg GGAATGTAATGGTCGTGCGACTCAAAGTGACTTCAAATAAAGACTTGGTGGCTTCCAGCGGTTCACAGCTGCTCCTCCAACAG